One segment of Yersinia kristensenii DNA contains the following:
- a CDS encoding N-acetylmuramoyl-L-alanine amidase, producing MYMIDYNNFRAIKSFNSRVRFLVLHYTAEDFENSMKSLTGNNVSVHYLVPDLDDESYKKAGFNDMRIFNLVDENARAWHAGVSSWAGRTNLNDTSIGIEIVNLATEHGGIFNFPPYPENQIAAVKQLAANILQRYPDISPVNVVAHSDIAPTRKSDPGPKFPWQELYHDGIGAWYDPDTKEKFTQQFTQHGLPAKTDILSHFSTYGYDISIANNDDGYQHLIRAFQLHFRPDNYQGNIDIETAAILYALVEKYFPTSQ from the coding sequence ATGTATATGATTGACTATAATAATTTCCGTGCTATCAAATCATTTAATTCCCGTGTGCGATTCTTAGTTTTGCACTACACCGCGGAGGATTTTGAAAACTCCATGAAATCCCTAACGGGTAATAACGTGAGTGTCCATTATTTAGTGCCCGACCTTGATGATGAGAGTTATAAAAAAGCCGGGTTTAATGACATGCGGATATTTAACCTGGTAGATGAAAATGCGCGGGCATGGCATGCGGGGGTCAGTAGTTGGGCAGGGCGAACTAATCTCAATGACACCTCTATTGGGATTGAAATTGTCAATTTAGCCACTGAACATGGCGGTATTTTTAACTTCCCTCCTTATCCGGAAAATCAAATTGCAGCAGTAAAACAATTGGCGGCGAATATTTTACAACGTTACCCTGATATTTCTCCGGTAAATGTTGTTGCTCACTCTGACATTGCCCCTACTCGCAAGAGTGACCCAGGGCCAAAATTTCCTTGGCAAGAGTTATATCACGACGGTATTGGTGCCTGGTATGACCCGGATACGAAAGAAAAATTCACTCAACAATTTACCCAGCACGGGCTACCAGCTAAAACTGACATACTGAGTCACTTTAGTACTTATGGTTACGATATTTCTATTGCCAACAATGATGATGGCTATCAGCATCTGATACGCGCATTTCAATTGCACTTTAGGCCTGATAATTATCAAGGCAATATTGATATTGAAACAGCCGCGATTTTATATGCTTTAGTCGAGAAGTATTTTCCAACGTCTCAATAG
- a CDS encoding DUF1460 domain-containing protein produces MYKSLSLALIVALAGCGAKNSPHDQVDIDNYTANRITSIIETQVKTTDNHQPAGEVINKVSADFLGTPYKADMLIGSPTKPEELVIDFRGLDCFTYLDYVNSLRKSKDTADFVQQLIATRYIDSDVSYKNRKHFFTDWSHQQPLNAQDVTARISSHAVTVTKFLNQKKDGGEFIPTLGTVKRDVIYIPAEFINDAVVSQLKTGDYIGIYTKINGLDVTHTGIFIMTPDGPMLRNASSLKSNMKVVDSPFIQYVKDKPGIIVLRAL; encoded by the coding sequence ATGTATAAATCACTATCTTTAGCATTAATTGTAGCTTTAGCGGGCTGTGGCGCGAAAAATAGCCCCCATGATCAAGTTGATATTGATAATTACACGGCTAATCGCATTACTTCCATTATAGAAACACAAGTCAAAACAACCGATAACCACCAACCCGCCGGGGAAGTGATTAATAAAGTCTCTGCTGATTTTCTGGGAACTCCCTATAAGGCGGATATGCTTATTGGCTCACCCACAAAACCTGAAGAATTAGTTATTGATTTCAGAGGACTGGATTGTTTTACTTATCTTGATTATGTTAACTCACTGCGTAAATCTAAAGATACAGCGGATTTTGTTCAGCAGCTTATTGCTACTCGCTATATTGATAGTGATGTCAGCTATAAAAATCGAAAGCATTTCTTCACTGATTGGTCTCATCAGCAACCATTAAATGCACAAGATGTTACTGCAAGAATAAGTTCTCATGCGGTTACCGTCACTAAGTTTTTGAATCAAAAAAAGGACGGTGGGGAGTTTATTCCGACATTGGGCACGGTTAAGCGCGATGTTATTTATATTCCTGCTGAGTTTATTAATGATGCCGTTGTTAGCCAGTTAAAGACCGGCGATTATATTGGTATTTATACAAAAATCAATGGATTAGACGTAACGCATACGGGGATTTTCATCATGACACCTGATGGGCCGATGCTACGTAATGCGTCTTCACTTAAAAGTAATATGAAAGTTGTTGATTCACCTTTTATTCAATATGTTAAAGATAAACCTGGGATCATCGTCCTCAGGGCATTATAA
- a CDS encoding ilvB operon leader peptide IvbL, with translation MRYPVNYSTANLARLNIDLLNAAHVDAVVVVRVVVVGSAP, from the coding sequence ATGAGATACCCCGTGAACTATTCCACTGCCAATTTAGCCCGACTAAACATCGACCTACTCAATGCTGCGCATGTTGACGCAGTCGTGGTCGTGCGCGTGGTGGTGGTCGGCAGCGCGCCGTAA
- the ilvB gene encoding acetolactate synthase large subunit, translating into MRYTGAQLIVRLLEQQGITTVAGIPGGAALPLYDALGQSRIIRHVLARHEQGAGFMAQGMARATGQTAVCLASSGPGATNLVTAIADAKLDSIPLVCITGQVSSSMIGTDAFQEVDTYGMSIPITKHNYLVRDINELTRVIPAAFRIAQSGRPGPVWIDIPKDVQTAEIELDSLPEPGIADEHCQIDLAAIEQVAQMINRAVRPVLYLGGGIVSSEAHEQAIQLAEQAGLPTTMTLMALGTMPVDHPLSLGMLGMHAARSTNLIMQQADLLIVLGARFDDRAIGKAEQFCPDASIIHIDIDPAELGKIRRPHLAMNADIKQVLTHLLPLVERQIRHEWRRLVSDIQREFPFNQPNSCNPLCHYGLIRAAAEALDDDTIITTDVGQHQMWVAQVYPLHRPRQWLTSGGLGTMGFGLPAAIGAALAKPQAKVVCFSGDGSLMMNIQEMATAAEQQLNVKVILMNNQSLGLVHQQQDLFFGKRIFAADYPYRTNFIHIAEGFGFSTCDLNTASDPYAALHEALNRPGPVLIHALIDVDEKVYPMVPPGAANIDMIGGE; encoded by the coding sequence ATGCGTTATACAGGCGCCCAATTGATAGTTCGTTTGCTGGAACAGCAAGGCATTACCACTGTTGCGGGCATTCCAGGCGGAGCCGCGCTACCGCTGTATGATGCTCTGGGGCAAAGTCGTATTATTCGCCATGTGCTGGCACGACATGAACAAGGCGCGGGCTTTATGGCACAAGGTATGGCCCGGGCTACAGGACAAACAGCGGTCTGTTTAGCATCTAGTGGGCCAGGCGCAACTAATCTGGTCACGGCAATCGCCGATGCCAAACTCGATTCCATTCCATTGGTGTGTATTACTGGACAAGTTTCATCGTCAATGATTGGCACCGATGCTTTTCAAGAAGTCGATACCTATGGGATGTCGATTCCTATCACCAAACATAATTATTTGGTTCGCGATATCAATGAACTGACACGGGTGATCCCCGCCGCATTTCGCATTGCGCAGTCGGGTCGTCCTGGCCCCGTCTGGATTGATATTCCTAAAGATGTTCAAACGGCGGAAATCGAGCTTGATAGCCTGCCAGAACCTGGCATTGCTGATGAACATTGCCAGATAGATCTGGCGGCAATTGAACAAGTCGCCCAAATGATCAACCGCGCTGTGCGGCCGGTACTCTATCTGGGGGGAGGAATAGTCAGTTCTGAAGCTCATGAGCAGGCAATACAGTTGGCCGAACAAGCAGGTTTACCTACCACAATGACATTAATGGCATTGGGCACGATGCCGGTTGATCACCCATTATCTTTGGGTATGTTAGGTATGCACGCCGCGCGCTCAACCAATCTCATCATGCAACAAGCCGATTTATTGATTGTGCTAGGGGCACGATTTGATGATCGTGCTATCGGTAAAGCTGAACAGTTCTGCCCTGATGCCAGTATCATTCATATTGATATTGACCCTGCGGAACTGGGCAAGATTCGCCGTCCACATCTGGCAATGAATGCGGATATCAAACAGGTATTAACCCACTTGTTACCCTTGGTTGAAAGGCAAATACGCCATGAATGGCGCCGTCTGGTCAGCGATATACAGCGTGAATTCCCATTCAATCAGCCCAATAGTTGTAATCCATTGTGTCACTATGGTTTGATTCGGGCGGCCGCCGAAGCGCTTGATGACGACACTATTATTACCACTGATGTTGGCCAGCATCAGATGTGGGTAGCGCAGGTATACCCTCTTCATCGCCCTCGCCAGTGGTTAACCTCCGGAGGGCTGGGCACCATGGGGTTTGGGCTGCCTGCCGCAATTGGTGCCGCGCTGGCCAAACCGCAAGCAAAAGTAGTGTGTTTTTCGGGTGATGGAAGCCTGATGATGAATATTCAAGAAATGGCGACAGCAGCAGAGCAACAGCTGAACGTTAAGGTTATTTTGATGAACAACCAGTCATTAGGTTTAGTCCATCAACAGCAAGATCTATTCTTCGGTAAACGAATTTTTGCCGCTGATTACCCTTATCGTACTAATTTTATTCATATTGCGGAGGGGTTTGGCTTCTCGACGTGTGACCTCAATACCGCCAGCGATCCATATGCTGCTTTACATGAGGCTTTAAACCGCCCTGGCCCGGTACTGATTCACGCACTGATTGATGTGGATGAAAAAGTGTACCCAATGGTGCCCCCTGGCGCGGCAAATATCGATATGATTGGAGGTGAATAA
- the ilvN gene encoding acetolactate synthase small subunit, with protein MTTQPIAPQQVISARVTLLLTVRNHPGVMSHICGLFARRAFNVDGILCMPLAGGEESRIWLQVLDDQRLQQMISQLEKLEDVLQVCRFDSEMPIFDQVEDLVANQR; from the coding sequence ATGACAACTCAACCAATAGCCCCGCAGCAAGTCATTTCTGCGCGCGTCACGCTACTACTCACCGTGCGCAACCATCCTGGAGTCATGTCTCATATTTGTGGGTTATTCGCCCGCCGCGCATTTAACGTCGATGGAATATTATGTATGCCGCTGGCCGGTGGAGAAGAGAGCCGTATTTGGTTGCAGGTCTTAGACGATCAGCGCTTGCAACAAATGATAAGCCAGCTAGAAAAACTCGAAGATGTGCTTCAGGTTTGCCGCTTTGATTCTGAAATGCCGATTTTTGATCAGGTTGAAGACTTAGTCGCCAATCAGCGGTAA
- the yjjG gene encoding pyrimidine 5'-nucleotidase produces MKYQWILFDADETLFHFDAYQGLKLMFSRFNVDFSAQDFDHYQLVNKPLWVDYQDGKISAAELQSTRFEMWAEKLGVTANRLNSEFLIAMADICSLLPGARELVDALSGKVNMGIITNGFTELQTIRLERTGLKNVFSPLIISEQVGAAKPDVAIFEHAFTLMNNPAKEDILMVGDNLHSDIQGGINAGIDTCWLNIHGAVADENIAPRYQVSSLGELQKLLLA; encoded by the coding sequence ATGAAATACCAATGGATACTGTTCGATGCGGATGAAACTCTATTTCACTTTGATGCATATCAAGGATTAAAGCTCATGTTCTCCCGCTTTAATGTAGATTTTTCCGCACAAGATTTCGACCATTATCAGTTGGTTAATAAACCTCTTTGGGTTGATTATCAAGACGGAAAAATATCAGCGGCCGAATTACAAAGCACCCGTTTTGAAATGTGGGCCGAGAAACTGGGCGTGACAGCTAATCGCCTGAACAGTGAGTTTTTAATTGCTATGGCAGATATCTGTTCATTGTTACCTGGCGCCCGCGAGTTAGTCGATGCTTTAAGTGGTAAAGTGAATATGGGCATCATTACGAATGGTTTCACTGAATTGCAGACTATCCGATTGGAACGCACCGGGTTAAAAAATGTCTTTTCTCCGCTGATTATCTCGGAGCAAGTGGGGGCAGCTAAGCCCGATGTGGCGATATTTGAGCATGCTTTCACTTTAATGAATAACCCGGCGAAAGAAGATATTTTGATGGTGGGAGATAACCTCCATTCGGATATTCAAGGTGGTATCAATGCAGGTATTGATACTTGCTGGCTTAATATTCATGGTGCTGTGGCGGATGAAAATATTGCGCCGCGTTATCAAGTCAGTTCACTGGGCGAGTTACAGAAGTTATTACTGGCGTAA
- a CDS encoding TerB N-terminal domain-containing protein: MAKRKSTGTGWVILLIVVLGLITGIPREVWIALSAAILCLYFVWQNIRKTKMHTGHPVKPNRQETAVIPDLGNYQMAPSQLEPEQTTAPEEVNKNPSAGPKGKQPDISRGSLARASWLRPGELAVVAGINLPDGMVYIGNKYKSNRTGAEPAFINPSMDVAPEEIDISLPLIDNTPDYSTCSPEARKGYLQWLSDGRKSPNADISYVFLFFYGLEHRILIDAAIDPIAKKELPILESEINRLLNIYGKNNAFNHYAQNLLVYITRVNIDEKLYLSSPPATREASTELPLALLVGLGQLALDQKPLPVEWALAWGEADPAINQNISMAHCADVFATLFRQRYQEQYGDGFLLPVNKTKLQIFYRPASAGLMGQEFLQQITDLPNVAVCKTHRDKLRAIFEVCQQELDIYNRFASINPKKKMSLEGQLLMPVALWSVALKTELETIKTRVGYGLLMVTLGELFLQLSTACGTKPLERLSRSHVMALTYALASLQVGIEPDVRADNRTPVLQDTVALFPIESLVAESATFDAYRVTMLTVELACAAVMFDGRIGEPESIILTRHIDAWGFLSPGQRMRLKAYLQPGIRKNNTLLALKNNLEPLSLENRRVIARFLAHLLQVEGTITPQEVKFLERVYKRFALDSKWVYADLDSRATPMTLSLPSATVEVVTDTDRVSLLKKESQELAKLLENLFIAATVATTTTPDINPQSLVAITAHLPDSIVTFLKLLISRDSWDREKLVDITADMEVKLDDALIEINRKILAAFDAPLITGDATITINREISAALLI, encoded by the coding sequence GTGGCGAAGAGAAAGTCTACCGGTACCGGCTGGGTTATCCTACTGATAGTTGTTTTGGGGCTGATCACCGGTATCCCGAGGGAGGTGTGGATTGCACTGAGTGCAGCTATCTTATGTCTGTATTTTGTCTGGCAAAATATCCGCAAGACTAAGATGCATACAGGCCACCCCGTTAAACCTAATAGGCAAGAGACTGCGGTGATACCGGACCTGGGTAATTATCAAATGGCCCCATCACAGTTGGAACCTGAACAAACTACTGCACCAGAAGAGGTGAATAAGAATCCTTCTGCTGGACCTAAAGGAAAACAACCCGATATCTCACGAGGTTCTCTAGCCCGTGCATCGTGGCTGCGCCCTGGTGAACTGGCCGTGGTTGCGGGAATAAACTTACCTGATGGGATGGTTTACATTGGTAATAAATACAAAAGCAACCGTACTGGCGCAGAGCCCGCCTTTATTAATCCATCAATGGATGTTGCGCCAGAAGAAATAGATATCTCATTGCCACTGATTGATAATACACCTGATTATTCGACCTGCTCACCAGAGGCGCGGAAAGGGTATTTACAATGGTTATCTGATGGACGTAAATCACCTAACGCAGATATTAGTTATGTTTTCTTATTTTTCTATGGCTTAGAACATAGAATACTCATTGATGCAGCCATAGATCCGATAGCAAAAAAAGAACTGCCTATTCTTGAATCTGAAATTAATCGCCTGCTAAATATTTACGGGAAAAATAACGCATTTAATCATTATGCGCAAAACTTATTAGTTTATATCACTAGGGTAAATATAGATGAGAAACTCTATCTTTCTTCCCCCCCGGCAACCCGCGAAGCTTCAACTGAACTCCCACTGGCATTATTAGTTGGATTAGGACAATTAGCTCTTGACCAGAAACCCTTGCCGGTTGAGTGGGCGCTCGCGTGGGGGGAAGCCGACCCTGCGATTAACCAAAATATCTCAATGGCACATTGTGCAGATGTTTTTGCCACATTATTTCGCCAGCGTTACCAAGAACAGTATGGGGATGGATTTTTATTACCCGTTAATAAAACAAAATTACAAATATTCTATCGTCCAGCATCTGCGGGCTTAATGGGACAAGAATTCTTACAGCAAATTACTGATCTACCCAATGTTGCTGTGTGCAAAACTCATCGCGATAAACTGCGAGCAATATTTGAAGTATGTCAGCAGGAACTTGATATTTACAATCGTTTTGCCAGTATCAACCCGAAGAAAAAAATGTCACTGGAAGGGCAGTTATTAATGCCGGTAGCATTGTGGTCTGTGGCATTAAAAACCGAATTAGAAACGATCAAAACCCGAGTGGGTTATGGTTTGCTAATGGTCACGTTAGGTGAATTGTTTCTTCAGCTCAGCACGGCCTGTGGTACCAAACCCTTAGAGCGTTTATCGCGCAGCCATGTAATGGCATTAACCTATGCACTAGCTTCTTTGCAAGTGGGTATCGAACCTGATGTCAGAGCGGATAATCGCACACCGGTATTGCAAGACACAGTTGCACTGTTTCCTATTGAATCGCTGGTTGCAGAGTCGGCTACCTTTGATGCTTACCGTGTCACTATGCTTACCGTCGAACTGGCTTGTGCTGCGGTGATGTTTGATGGGCGTATTGGTGAGCCTGAATCTATAATATTGACCCGGCACATTGATGCATGGGGCTTTCTTAGCCCCGGTCAACGTATGCGCTTAAAAGCTTACCTGCAACCAGGTATACGAAAAAATAATACATTGTTGGCACTGAAGAATAATCTGGAGCCACTCTCGCTAGAGAATCGTCGTGTTATTGCGCGTTTCCTCGCACACTTGCTGCAAGTTGAAGGGACCATTACACCTCAAGAAGTGAAGTTTCTTGAGCGGGTGTATAAACGTTTTGCTCTGGACAGTAAATGGGTTTATGCCGATTTGGATAGCCGTGCAACACCAATGACACTGAGTTTACCGTCGGCGACGGTTGAAGTAGTGACAGATACCGACCGTGTGAGCTTGCTGAAAAAAGAAAGCCAAGAATTAGCTAAATTACTGGAAAATTTGTTTATTGCGGCAACTGTCGCGACAACAACTACACCAGATATTAATCCTCAATCTCTGGTAGCCATCACAGCTCATTTGCCTGATAGCATTGTGACATTTTTGAAATTACTGATTTCCCGTGATTCTTGGGATCGTGAGAAATTAGTGGATATCACTGCAGATATGGAAGTTAAACTTGATGACGCTTTGATTGAAATTAACCGGAAAATATTAGCCGCGTTTGATGCCCCGTTAATCACCGGTGATGCCACTATCACCATCAACCGTGAAATATCAGCGGCACTCCTTATTTGA
- the phoA gene encoding alkaline phosphatase — MQNRVSTLSGIALSTLMLSSSLFAPNAVAAATGLYDRSAHGDITQFGGARRLTEDQTQALRDSLSNKTVKNVILLIGDGMGDSEITSARNYAMGAGGFFKGIDALPLTGQYTHYSLDKKTQKPDYVTDSAASATAWSSGVKTYNGALGVDVFGKDHVTLLELAKKAGKATGNVSTAELQDATPAAQFAHVTGRKCYGPEETSEKCSTNALENGGRGSITEQMIEGRADVTLGGGSKSFSQLAKAGEWKDKSLRDQALARGYVIVENLDDLNAIKQADQQKPLLGLFSPGNMPVRWQGPKASYHGNIDKPPVVCENNAERTKDTPTLAVMTEKAIDLLKTNKNGFFLQVEGASIDKQDHAANPCGQFGETVDLDEAVQKALEFARADGNTLVIVTADHAHSSQIIEADAKAPGLTQALTTKDGAVMAISYGNSEDDSQGHTGTQLRIAAYGPHAANVVGLTDQTDLFFTMRDAMAIK, encoded by the coding sequence ATGCAGAATCGCGTATCCACTTTGTCCGGCATAGCGCTATCTACCCTGATGCTGAGCAGCTCTCTGTTCGCACCCAATGCTGTTGCGGCAGCCACCGGTTTATATGACCGCAGCGCCCATGGTGATATCACCCAATTTGGTGGCGCTCGCCGTTTGACAGAAGATCAAACTCAGGCTCTTCGTGATTCGCTGTCCAACAAAACGGTAAAAAATGTCATTTTACTGATTGGCGATGGGATGGGGGACTCTGAGATTACTTCAGCGCGTAACTATGCCATGGGCGCGGGCGGTTTCTTTAAAGGAATAGATGCATTGCCACTGACCGGGCAGTACACCCACTACTCATTAGATAAAAAAACACAGAAACCTGATTATGTGACTGACTCAGCAGCTTCAGCTACCGCGTGGTCTTCAGGTGTGAAAACCTATAATGGCGCACTGGGTGTAGATGTGTTTGGGAAAGATCATGTCACCTTATTGGAATTGGCTAAAAAAGCAGGTAAAGCCACCGGTAACGTTTCAACGGCTGAATTGCAAGATGCGACTCCTGCGGCACAATTTGCTCATGTCACCGGTCGTAAATGTTATGGCCCGGAAGAAACTAGCGAAAAATGCAGCACCAATGCGCTGGAGAATGGCGGGCGCGGCTCCATCACCGAGCAAATGATTGAAGGACGCGCTGATGTTACATTGGGCGGTGGTTCTAAATCATTCAGTCAGCTCGCTAAAGCGGGTGAATGGAAAGACAAATCTTTGCGTGATCAAGCCCTGGCTCGCGGCTATGTGATTGTTGAAAATCTTGATGATCTGAATGCAATTAAACAGGCTGACCAACAGAAACCTCTATTGGGGCTATTCAGCCCTGGTAATATGCCCGTCCGCTGGCAGGGGCCAAAAGCCTCTTATCACGGCAATATAGATAAACCGCCGGTGGTGTGTGAAAACAATGCTGAGCGAACTAAAGATACGCCAACGTTGGCCGTGATGACGGAAAAGGCCATCGACTTGCTGAAAACCAATAAAAATGGCTTCTTCTTACAAGTTGAAGGGGCATCTATTGATAAACAAGATCATGCGGCTAATCCTTGTGGCCAGTTTGGCGAAACCGTTGATCTAGATGAAGCAGTTCAAAAAGCCTTGGAGTTTGCCCGTGCTGATGGCAATACACTGGTCATCGTGACCGCAGACCATGCCCATTCCAGCCAAATTATTGAGGCTGATGCCAAAGCTCCGGGTCTGACACAGGCATTAACCACCAAAGACGGTGCGGTAATGGCAATCAGCTATGGCAATTCTGAAGATGATTCTCAAGGCCATACCGGCACGCAATTACGCATAGCCGCTTACGGCCCACATGCGGCAAATGTTGTTGGTCTAACAGATCAAACAGATTTGTTCTTTACCATGCGCGATGCGATGGCTATTAAATAA
- a CDS encoding SDR family oxidoreductase: MTNTTQQVAIVTGASRGIGAAIAERLAQDGYTVLINYSRADEEAEALVRKIQQAGGNALSAQGDISDPAAVAQLFAKAETAFGGVDVLVNNAGIMSLSAIADSDDEHFDRQIAINLKGSFNGMREAAKRLRTGGRIVNFSTSVVGLKLEKYAVYAATKAAVETMTAILAKELRGRNITVNAVAPGPTATDLFLNGKSAELIEKMAKMAPLERLGTPEDIAAAVAFLVSKDGGWINGQVLRANGGLI; the protein is encoded by the coding sequence ATGACGAATACCACTCAGCAGGTCGCTATTGTCACAGGCGCATCACGGGGTATTGGTGCAGCAATAGCCGAGCGTTTAGCCCAAGACGGTTATACCGTTCTGATCAATTATTCTCGGGCTGATGAGGAGGCCGAAGCCTTAGTGCGTAAAATTCAACAAGCGGGTGGAAATGCATTGAGTGCCCAAGGGGATATCAGTGATCCCGCCGCTGTAGCCCAATTATTTGCCAAAGCAGAAACCGCTTTTGGTGGCGTAGATGTCTTGGTCAATAATGCTGGAATCATGTCACTCAGCGCGATTGCCGATAGTGATGATGAACACTTTGACCGTCAGATTGCAATTAACCTGAAAGGGAGCTTTAACGGGATGCGGGAAGCCGCAAAACGCCTTAGAACGGGGGGGCGAATTGTTAATTTCTCAACCAGTGTCGTGGGGTTAAAGTTGGAAAAATATGCTGTTTATGCGGCTACCAAAGCCGCGGTTGAAACAATGACGGCAATCTTGGCAAAAGAATTGCGGGGCCGCAATATTACCGTCAATGCAGTGGCGCCAGGGCCCACCGCAACTGACCTTTTTCTTAATGGAAAATCAGCGGAGCTCATTGAAAAAATGGCAAAAATGGCACCATTGGAAAGATTGGGTACACCAGAAGATATTGCCGCAGCAGTGGCATTTTTGGTGAGCAAAGACGGTGGCTGGATCAATGGACAAGTGCTGCGTGCTAACGGTGGCTTGATTTAG
- a CDS encoding LysR family transcriptional regulator, translating into MDRIDAMRVFIRVVEQRSFTQTAQDLNLPRSSVTDAVKQLEKRLNIRLLQRTTRHVSPTLDGEAYYQRCLKIIADIEDAEMAFANAKPRGLLRIDVQGTLARHFVLPQLPDFIAQYPDIELFISEGDRLVDLIREGFDGVLRVGNLQDSDMVARRVALLPQVTCAAPRYLQQHGAPLTLNELAGHQMIGFRSSATGGLMPLEFCIGTQCQPSAQKEHSYQRSPPYSSAEIQDVEVQNVKLPAILSVSGAESFVAAARLALGIIQVPRYHIESDLRAGTLIEILPEYAPPPMPVSFLYPRNRQLSPRVRIFSDWLSQVFLTAGS; encoded by the coding sequence ATGGACAGAATTGATGCAATGCGCGTGTTTATCAGAGTAGTGGAACAGCGCAGTTTTACCCAAACCGCACAAGACTTAAATTTACCGCGCTCTAGTGTGACGGATGCAGTTAAACAGCTTGAAAAACGATTGAATATCCGCTTATTGCAACGCACCACTCGGCATGTCAGCCCGACACTGGATGGGGAAGCTTACTACCAGCGCTGCCTGAAAATTATTGCTGATATAGAAGATGCTGAAATGGCGTTTGCCAATGCTAAACCACGAGGTTTACTGAGGATAGATGTACAAGGTACCTTGGCTCGCCATTTTGTATTACCTCAACTACCTGATTTTATAGCACAATATCCCGATATTGAATTATTTATCAGCGAAGGAGATAGGCTAGTTGATTTGATCCGTGAAGGCTTTGACGGTGTATTGCGTGTCGGCAATTTGCAAGACAGTGACATGGTCGCCCGCCGCGTGGCACTGCTACCACAGGTAACTTGTGCTGCACCGCGCTATTTGCAACAACATGGAGCACCACTCACTCTCAATGAGTTAGCCGGGCATCAGATGATAGGATTTCGTTCTAGTGCGACCGGCGGACTGATGCCATTAGAATTTTGTATCGGAACACAATGTCAGCCCTCCGCCCAAAAAGAGCACTCCTATCAACGTTCACCACCCTATTCATCAGCTGAAATTCAAGATGTGGAAGTGCAAAACGTGAAATTACCGGCTATTCTATCCGTTAGTGGCGCGGAAAGTTTTGTGGCTGCCGCACGGCTAGCATTAGGAATCATTCAGGTGCCACGTTATCATATTGAGTCAGATTTACGTGCCGGAACACTGATTGAGATTCTCCCTGAATATGCCCCGCCCCCAATGCCGGTTTCTTTTCTGTATCCACGCAATCGACAATTGTCACCACGGGTGCGTATTTTCAGTGACTGGCTAAGCCAAGTATTCCTGACAGCAGGTTCCTGA
- the sbmC gene encoding DNA gyrase inhibitor SbmC — MTFKIVEKESKKIVGIRVVGPYHETIPKGFDQLLSLYTQHQIPGKEWLALYWDNPETNPPAELRADVSLSVADDYVLPVELSGQLELQVIPSGLYAIYHTRVTDDDYAKAWGELYHQHLPQSGYRPAEGACYEVYLNDGRSDGYFDIDIYQSVEKDQ; from the coding sequence ATGACATTCAAGATAGTCGAAAAAGAATCAAAAAAGATTGTGGGAATCCGAGTTGTCGGGCCTTATCACGAGACCATTCCGAAAGGATTTGACCAACTATTATCACTTTATACCCAGCACCAAATTCCAGGAAAAGAGTGGTTAGCACTTTACTGGGATAACCCAGAAACCAATCCACCGGCTGAATTACGGGCTGATGTGTCTTTATCCGTCGCTGATGATTATGTCTTGCCAGTAGAACTTAGCGGTCAGCTAGAGTTACAGGTGATCCCTTCGGGTTTATATGCGATATATCACACCCGAGTCACGGATGATGATTACGCCAAAGCGTGGGGGGAATTATATCACCAACATCTGCCACAAAGTGGCTATCGCCCAGCCGAGGGCGCTTGTTATGAGGTTTACCTCAATGACGGCCGGAGCGACGGCTATTTTGATATCGATATCTATCAATCCGTTGAAAAAGACCAATAA